Proteins encoded within one genomic window of Tabrizicola piscis:
- a CDS encoding 3-deoxy-D-manno-octulosonic acid transferase: MRLWVFLRLWSLLWHLGLPVVLIYLWRRGRKDPLYSQRLAERFGRYPQRLRGAIWVHAVSLGEVRSAVPLIRALLDRGETVVTTHFTPAGRREALRVFAPDIAAGRLAAVWVPFETSWAYAGFFRAFRPRAGLVMEIEIWPRMIFAAKGAGVPLFMCNAQYPTKSMARDARFTLRHKLMQGYAGAFVKSDLQAQRFASVGVPNITVTGELRFDQPVPPAQIAAATALRPALSGDRPVITFASAVEGEDALYLDAITAALNHPSHPFVVYVPRKPERFDEVAELLATRGLNTIRRSQALDAALGLRHLPSPSWGGDGGGGPPPKADILLGDSLGEMYFYIALSDRVVTGGGFTPHGAHNIIEPLALKRPVIVGPEIHTIEYPAVEAIAAGVCLRVETPAALTAALTDWPGPDAQAISSFFTAHSGAALKTLQALDARLGQK, from the coding sequence CCTCTGGCACCTTGGGCTGCCCGTCGTGCTGATCTACCTCTGGCGCCGGGGCCGCAAAGACCCGCTCTATTCCCAGCGCCTTGCCGAACGCTTTGGCCGCTACCCCCAGCGCCTGCGTGGCGCCATCTGGGTGCATGCTGTCAGTCTTGGCGAAGTGCGCTCTGCCGTCCCCCTGATCCGGGCGCTGCTCGACCGGGGCGAAACGGTTGTCACGACCCATTTCACCCCCGCTGGCCGGCGTGAGGCGCTCCGCGTCTTTGCCCCCGACATCGCCGCCGGGCGCCTTGCCGCCGTCTGGGTGCCGTTTGAAACGTCCTGGGCCTACGCGGGCTTCTTCCGCGCCTTCCGCCCCCGCGCCGGACTGGTGATGGAGATCGAGATTTGGCCCCGCATGATCTTCGCCGCCAAAGGGGCAGGCGTGCCGCTTTTCATGTGCAACGCCCAATATCCAACGAAATCAATGGCCCGCGACGCGCGCTTCACCTTGCGTCACAAGTTGATGCAGGGCTACGCCGGGGCCTTCGTCAAATCCGACCTCCAAGCGCAGCGCTTCGCCTCGGTCGGTGTCCCGAACATCACCGTGACGGGTGAGCTGCGCTTTGACCAACCCGTCCCCCCCGCCCAGATCGCCGCCGCAACGGCGCTTCGCCCCGCGCTGTCAGGGGATCGTCCCGTCATCACCTTCGCCTCGGCAGTGGAAGGCGAGGATGCGCTCTATCTCGATGCCATCACCGCTGCTCTCAACCACCCCTCACACCCTTTCGTGGTCTACGTCCCGCGGAAGCCCGAACGCTTTGACGAGGTGGCCGAACTCCTTGCCACGCGCGGCCTGAACACGATCCGCCGCAGTCAGGCCCTTGATGCAGCGCTGGGCCTCAGGCACCTCCCCTCGCCCTCCTGGGGCGGGGATGGGGGTGGCGGGCCACCGCCAAAGGCCGACATCCTTCTGGGTGACTCCTTGGGTGAGATGTATTTCTACATCGCCCTCTCCGACCGCGTGGTCACCGGCGGCGGCTTCACCCCCCACGGCGCACACAACATCATCGAACCGCTGGCGCTGAAGCGGCCGGTGATCGTCGGCCCCGAAATCCACACCATCGAATACCCGGCGGTCGAGGCGATTGCCGCTGGCGTCTGCCTCCGAGTGGAAACCCCCGCCGCCCTGACCGCCGCTTTGACCGACTGGCCCGGCCCCGATGCGCAGGCCATCTCAAGCTTCTTCACCGCCCATTCGGGGGCTGCGCTCAAGACGCTGCAAGCCCTCGACGCCCGCCTTGGCCAAAAGTGA